The genomic DNA AACAATTGTTGCAAAAATAGTTCTCAAGATGTTCTTCCTCGAAAAACTGCTTTAAGCACATCTCCAAAGAGCTTCCAATTAACTATTGTTAacaggaaaaagaaaaaaataataggaTGTCAACATTTTTGTCTATTCCATAATAGAACAcgacaaataataaaatctgtAACTTACAATGTTAGAAGCACCGTTAATCACTAGGGGTAGGTgcaatgtttgaaaaaattgaaaatccaAAGAGATCTGttgaaatataataagaaaaaatatttgtgaaaaTCTTACTAAACAATCACAATCAATAATTGAAGCGACAGATAATGATATAAGCACCCAAAGAGTACCAGTCAACCTGAGAAGAACATGTTTGGCAATTCAATATGCTGCCAAGTCTTCCATCAAAAGGACCGCGAAATTCATCTCGCCATCTTTCTTGCTCATTTTGTTCAGAGTCTTCAGACAATAATTTTCGAGAAATGATCCTATTATTTGATAAGGAGACTACATCTGCCACAGAACCGCAATTTCCAACTAGATAACCCAAAAGCTCTTCCCTTAAAGAAGACAAAACATGAAACAATGCTTCTTCTGCATCCTAGAAATCGCATTACACGATTAGCCAGCATacaaataagtaattaaattgaTTTCTTTTATTGAAGTAAGGGTTTTGCACCTGCTGGCTTGTCAAGTTGAAATTGGAGACATAATGATCCATGGCATGCATTAATTTCCGAGGACTCAACACCTTCCTATCAATTTCAGTATGACATAGTTCTGAAAACATAAAGCATAACAATGGTTTTAACTTTTAATCAATCATTCATTAAGAGTTAATACATTTGACTAGCATTGAAAATGAGTTGAAGCAAACCTTTCATCAAAGAAGTCAAGGCAACAATAAAGGGTACACGCTCAACCCATTCATCTCCCAATAAAGACTCAGACTCTTCCGCTGTCTTCTGAagaaaagcttgaaaataggAACAGCTAGCAAGAGCCTATAGAAAGATCAAATATAGACATGAACTAAGTTTATTAGCGTTGTATTAAACTGGTATTAGAACCGAATCAAGAAGATGATGTACCTGTAAAATTACATTTAGGAAACAATTGTTTCCTAAATTTTGTAACCCGGGTACTGTACATGGCTTCTCCGAAGATCTATCTTTAACTGACGACGATGACGACGACCAATTTAAAGTGTTGAATTTCCTAACGCTCCGGTCTTTAAAAGCTAAAATTAGACCAGCAATACAGACTAAGCCTGCAAATCCAGAAGCGTGAACCCACCTTGTTTGGCGGCACAGGGTCAAAAACCCATTACGACATGAATTGAGCTTTGGGATTAGGGATGGAATGTCTAGGTCTTTCATGGCAATCGAATCAGGAACGCTTTCTTGAAGCAAAACTAACTATTCAGATTTCAGACTGAGAGACGGCTGTTAGTcgcttgttcttcttctttctttctttctttttttttttttttcatttctcaaaGTGTCgttcaattttatataaaagatgGATtacaataacttttttataaaaaaaaaatagtggtAGAGCTGTATTAATGGAGTTAACAATTAAATAAgtcaatttgtaatttatttattttatcaatttcatCGTAAGAATAAATCATGTTACATATAAAGGGGAATTTGAAAAAATGACCCTCAAGAGGGGCCTAATTACAGAGAGGCCATAATTTTAATAGTGCTGgtgacccatttttttttttctgacgaaaatgttcctattgcgtcacgcatcctcaggttgcgtgacgcaattttttatttttttatttttcaaaaaattttaattatgaaattttttggacgaaaatgccctaGTTGCGGTACGCAATCGCGTCAGGCAaccgcgtcacgcaaccccaggtgcgtcacgcaaccgcgagacgaaaaaaaaattaaaaaaaaaaatcggttgcgtcacgcaactggagttgcgttacgcaatggtataattgtcattaaaaaaatggtCACCAGCGATATTAAAATTATGGGCTCGCACCATCTGTAATTAAGCCCCTCTTGAGGGTCTCCCTATATAAGTGTCTCTCTTGTTCtcattgtaatatattatataaaaaaatattaatatatattaaaattattagtataattgataaaaacaaatttaattaaatcataaaaactctttaaacaaatataatgttTGAATAAGACGTTACGCGTCGAcaataaatagataatttatatgTTGAGCATTGCTAaaagttgttcgctaagatgagTTTATATAACTTTTGTTGGTAAAAATTTTGGGAGTCAAATATTTCATCTAAGATATcgttttttgaataaaatgttaTTCACGATAGaattcttacggatgatatgtacatgaaaaatgttgtattatagTTAGTTGTATGTGTCACGAGGAGGTTGAATCGGCAACTCATttacttttgtattgtcgaTGGATGTCTAGTATATAGAGTTTTGTGAAGTATCACTAGGATTCGATAGGTGATGTCTGAGTTTTTGGGTAGTTGTTagaaaatttggattgatgcggctAATATGGTATAAATGCATAATTGGGTTcccatttcaattattttttgatagaTTATCTGGTTGGAGATAAATCATTAAACTTTCATTGATCGTAGACTCGTAATCGTCCAATTCATattattcataatgttattattatgatgttttctgATATTCATTCCTGAAAGTCGGTAGAATTCATCGAtgagttaatc from Impatiens glandulifera chromosome 9, dImpGla2.1, whole genome shotgun sequence includes the following:
- the LOC124916690 gene encoding ubiquitin carboxyl-terminal hydrolase 27, encoding MKDLDIPSLIPKLNSCRNGFLTLCRQTRWVHASGFAGLVCIAGLILAFKDRSVRKFNTLNWSSSSSSVKDRSSEKPCTVPGLQNLGNNCFLNVILQALASCSYFQAFLQKTAEESESLLGDEWVERVPFIVALTSLMKELCHTEIDRKVLSPRKLMHAMDHYVSNFNLTSQQDAEEALFHVLSSLREELLGYLVGNCGSVADVVSLSNNRIISRKLLSEDSEQNEQERWRDEFRGPFDGRLGSILNCQTCSSQISLDFQFFQTLHLPLVINGASNILIGSSLEMCLKQFFEEEHLENYFCNNCWHSAAIKYLSAVDENKTDVEIVRGCIKEVSCDCKRISTLNKLPWSNNFSHASKQLSMTHGPKILCINLQRAFANRFGELVKLQGHVSFPLILNMSTFMRSGVGTQNPHEEILRNGQVEHFQSLWPILNPLKLQLSKGIRNGLNIQTGNTNPQNLISTDKFQPEARLDAASFPNRVASGPGSFASSEDKYRLVSVVEHFGRPGSGHYMVYRRVNTELNYRDPVRLLESSPACWFCISDSQVNIASEHNVLNAEASMLFYEKI